Proteins encoded together in one Streptomyces sp. NA04227 window:
- a CDS encoding NADH-quinone oxidoreductase subunit G produces the protein MTVTTGAPSSGASAGKPPKAAEDLLTVTIDGVEVSVPKGTLVIRAAELLGIEIPRFCDHPLLEPAGACRQCIVEVEGQRKPVASCTITCTDGMVVKTQVTSPVAEKAQRGVMELLLINHPLDCPVCDKGGECPLQNQAMSVGDTDSRFEGRKRTFEKPVPVSTQVLLDRERCVLCARCTRFSNQIAGDPMIELLERGALQQVGTGEGDPFESYFSGNTIQICPVGALTSAAYRFRSRPFDLVSSPSVCEHCAGGCATRTDHRRGKVMRRMAADDPEVNEEWICDKGRFAFRYAQQRDRLTTPLVRDAASGELRPASWPEALEAAASGLAAARGRTAVLTGGRLTVEDSYAYAKFARVALGTNDIDFRARAHSTEEADFLAAWVAGRGKDLDGTGVTYTLLEQAPAVLLAGIEAEEEAPGVFLRLRKAWRKGGQRTFALATHTTRGLKKAGGTLLPAAPGTETEWLDALATGTGLDEDGARAAEALRAEGAVLVVGERLAGVPGALTAAARTASATGARLVWIPRRAGERGAVETGALPTLLPGGRPATDPRAREEVAAAWGTSGLPERHGRDTGQIVEAAATGELGALLIGGVEIDDLPEPARARTALKETGFVVSLELRPSEVTARADVVLPVAAVAEKAGTFLNWEGRARMFQSALKPDQMTRTLAPSDARVLHMLADAMDVHLGLPDLRTTRAELDRLGAWNGPLATGPSASGVPLPRPAHGEAVLAGHRLLLDRGLLQEGDEALAGTRHPAVARLSAATAAETGVSDGRPLRVTGPEGSVELPLLITEMPDRVVWLPLNSVRPVAGATGALPGHLVRLAPGTEGATVTPEVNR, from the coding sequence TCTTCTTACGGTGACCATCGACGGCGTCGAGGTCAGCGTGCCCAAGGGCACGCTGGTCATCAGGGCCGCCGAACTGCTCGGCATCGAGATCCCGCGCTTTTGCGACCACCCGCTGCTCGAACCGGCGGGCGCCTGCCGCCAGTGCATCGTCGAGGTGGAGGGCCAGCGCAAGCCGGTGGCCTCCTGCACCATCACCTGCACCGACGGCATGGTCGTCAAGACGCAGGTGACCAGCCCGGTCGCCGAGAAGGCCCAGCGCGGTGTGATGGAGCTGCTGCTCATCAACCACCCGCTGGACTGCCCGGTCTGCGACAAGGGCGGCGAGTGCCCGCTGCAGAACCAGGCCATGTCGGTGGGCGACACCGACTCCCGTTTCGAGGGCAGGAAGCGGACCTTCGAGAAGCCGGTGCCCGTCTCCACGCAGGTGCTGCTCGACCGGGAACGCTGCGTCCTGTGCGCGCGCTGCACCCGCTTCTCCAACCAGATCGCCGGCGACCCGATGATCGAACTCCTCGAACGCGGGGCCCTCCAGCAGGTCGGCACCGGCGAGGGCGACCCCTTCGAGTCGTACTTCTCCGGCAACACCATCCAGATCTGTCCGGTCGGCGCGCTGACCTCGGCGGCGTACCGCTTCCGTTCGCGCCCCTTCGACCTGGTCTCCTCGCCGAGCGTGTGCGAACACTGCGCGGGCGGCTGCGCCACCCGTACCGACCACCGCCGCGGCAAGGTCATGCGCCGGATGGCCGCCGACGACCCCGAGGTCAACGAGGAGTGGATCTGCGACAAGGGCCGCTTCGCGTTCCGCTACGCCCAGCAGCGCGACCGGCTGACCACCCCGCTGGTGCGGGACGCGGCCTCCGGTGAACTGCGCCCGGCCAGCTGGCCCGAGGCCCTGGAGGCGGCCGCCTCCGGACTCGCCGCCGCACGCGGCAGGACCGCCGTCCTGACCGGCGGCCGCCTCACCGTCGAGGACTCCTACGCGTACGCCAAGTTCGCGCGGGTCGCCCTCGGCACCAACGACATCGACTTCCGGGCGCGTGCGCACAGCACCGAGGAGGCCGACTTCCTCGCCGCCTGGGTCGCCGGGCGCGGGAAGGACCTGGACGGTACGGGAGTCACGTACACGCTCCTGGAGCAGGCGCCCGCCGTACTGCTCGCCGGGATCGAGGCGGAGGAGGAGGCGCCCGGCGTCTTCCTCCGGCTCCGCAAGGCCTGGCGCAAGGGCGGTCAGCGCACCTTCGCCCTGGCCACCCACACCACCCGCGGCCTGAAGAAGGCGGGCGGCACCCTGCTGCCCGCCGCGCCCGGCACCGAGACCGAGTGGCTGGACGCCCTCGCCACCGGCACCGGACTCGACGAGGACGGGGCCCGCGCGGCCGAGGCGCTGCGCGCCGAGGGCGCCGTACTGGTCGTCGGCGAACGCCTGGCGGGAGTGCCCGGCGCCCTGACCGCCGCGGCCCGCACCGCCTCCGCCACGGGGGCGCGCCTGGTGTGGATCCCGCGCCGGGCGGGTGAGCGCGGCGCCGTCGAGACCGGCGCGCTGCCCACCCTGCTGCCGGGCGGCAGGCCCGCCACCGACCCGCGCGCCCGCGAGGAGGTCGCCGCCGCCTGGGGCACCTCCGGGCTCCCGGAACGCCACGGCCGCGACACCGGCCAGATCGTCGAGGCGGCCGCCACCGGCGAACTCGGCGCCCTGCTCATCGGCGGCGTCGAGATCGACGACCTGCCCGAACCGGCCCGCGCCCGCACCGCTCTGAAGGAGACCGGATTCGTGGTCTCCCTGGAGCTGCGGCCCAGCGAGGTCACCGCCCGGGCCGATGTGGTCCTGCCGGTGGCCGCGGTCGCCGAGAAGGCGGGCACCTTCCTCAACTGGGAAGGCAGGGCACGGATGTTCCAGTCCGCGCTCAAGCCGGACCAGATGACCCGCACGCTCGCCCCGAGCGACGCCCGGGTGCTGCACATGCTCGCCGACGCCATGGACGTCCACCTGGGCCTGCCCGACCTGCGCACCACCCGCGCCGAACTCGACCGGCTCGGCGCCTGGAACGGCCCGCTCGCCACCGGGCCGAGCGCGAGCGGCGTCCCGCTGCCGCGACCGGCCCACGGCGAGGCGGTACTCGCCGGGCACCGGCTGCTGCTCGACCGGGGTCTGCTCCAGGAGGGCGACGAGGCGCTGGCCGGAACCCGGCACCCCGCCGTCGCCCGGCTCTCCGCCGCCACCGCCGCCGAGACCGGCGTGAGCGACGGCCGGCCGCTGCGGGTCACCGGGCCCGAGGGCAGCGTCGAACTGCCGCTGCTCATCACCGAGATGCCCGACCGCGTGGTGTGGCTGCCGCTCAACTCCGTCCGTCCGGTCGCCGGCGCCACCGGCGCGCTGCCCGGACACCTCGTCCGTCTCGCCCCCGGCACCGAAGGGGCCACCGTCACCCCGGAGGTGAACCGATGA
- the nuoH gene encoding NADH-quinone oxidoreductase subunit NuoH: MTPLAQEDLSVFGTDVWWLVLLKTVFCFAFVLLLVLLSIVWERKVVAWMQRRIGPNRHGPWGMLQSLADGIKLMLKEDVNVKRADLAVYVMAPIVAVVPAFMAIAVIPFGPAGNEVSIFGERTTMQLTDLPIAMLYILAVASVGIYGIVLAGWSSGSTYPLLGGLRSCAQMISYEIAMGAAFASVFLYSGSMSTSAIVESQQDRWYILLLPVSFVIYIVTMIGETNRAPFDMPESEGDLVGGFNTEYSSIKFALFMLAEYANMITVSAVATTLFLGGWRAPAPISTFWEGANHGWWPMLWFFVKLQLLLFMFIWLRGTLPRVRYDQLMKLGWKVLIPVSVVWLMMVATVRALKNEDYDFAEIALYVGGGVIALLLISFVVDMLRDNREKQDAVREAEAPAEPVAFDPMAGGFPVPPLPGQTLPPVPRRPSRHQRDLVVSGGPNTESDGKEASDG, encoded by the coding sequence ATGACGCCCCTCGCGCAGGAGGACCTGTCGGTGTTCGGCACCGATGTGTGGTGGCTCGTCCTCCTCAAGACGGTCTTCTGCTTCGCCTTCGTCCTGCTGCTCGTGCTCCTGTCCATCGTGTGGGAGCGCAAGGTCGTCGCGTGGATGCAGCGGCGTATCGGCCCCAACCGGCACGGGCCCTGGGGCATGCTCCAGTCCCTGGCCGACGGCATCAAGCTGATGCTGAAGGAGGACGTCAACGTCAAACGCGCCGACCTGGCGGTCTACGTCATGGCGCCGATCGTCGCCGTCGTCCCCGCCTTCATGGCGATCGCGGTGATCCCCTTCGGCCCCGCGGGCAACGAGGTCTCGATCTTCGGCGAGCGCACCACCATGCAGCTCACCGACCTGCCGATCGCGATGCTCTACATCCTCGCGGTCGCCTCCGTCGGCATCTACGGCATCGTCCTCGCGGGCTGGTCCTCCGGCTCCACGTACCCGCTGCTCGGCGGACTGCGCTCGTGCGCGCAGATGATCTCCTACGAGATCGCCATGGGCGCCGCGTTCGCCTCGGTGTTCCTCTACTCGGGCTCGATGTCGACCTCGGCGATCGTGGAGAGCCAGCAGGACCGCTGGTACATCCTGCTGCTGCCGGTCTCGTTCGTCATCTACATCGTCACCATGATCGGCGAGACCAACCGCGCACCCTTCGACATGCCCGAGTCCGAGGGCGACCTGGTGGGCGGCTTCAACACCGAGTACTCGTCCATCAAGTTCGCGCTGTTCATGCTCGCCGAGTACGCGAACATGATCACGGTCTCGGCGGTCGCCACCACCCTCTTCCTCGGCGGCTGGCGCGCGCCCGCCCCGATCAGCACCTTCTGGGAGGGCGCGAACCACGGCTGGTGGCCGATGCTCTGGTTCTTCGTCAAACTCCAGCTCCTCCTCTTCATGTTCATCTGGCTGCGCGGCACCCTGCCCCGGGTCCGCTACGACCAGCTCATGAAGCTCGGCTGGAAGGTCCTCATCCCGGTCTCCGTGGTCTGGCTGATGATGGTCGCGACCGTACGGGCGCTGAAGAACGAGGACTACGACTTCGCGGAGATCGCCTTGTACGTGGGCGGCGGGGTGATCGCCCTGCTGCTGATCTCCTTCGTGGTCGACATGCTGCGCGACAACCGCGAGAAACAGGACGCCGTACGGGAGGCCGAGGCCCCCGCCGAGCCGGTCGCCTTCGACCCGATGGCCGGTGGATTCCCCGTACCACCGCTGCCCGGACAGACCCTGCCGCCGGTGCCGCGCAGGCCCTCGCGCCATCAGCGGGACCTCGTTGTCAGTGGTGGACCCAATACTGAGAGTGACGGAAAGGAGGCGTCCGATGGCTGA
- the nuoI gene encoding NADH-quinone oxidoreductase subunit NuoI, whose translation MAEQSSVPDRPTGGEPAPGHSAPAEGQAGRSAEPAGFQNPVAGFGVTFKAMFKKRLTEQYPEQQKTTAPRFHGRHQLNRHPDGLEKCVGCELCAWACPADAIYVEGADNTDEERYSPGERYGRVYQINYARCIFCGLCIEACPTRALTMTNEFELADSSRENLIFTKDQLLAGLENGMVDAPHEMYPGTDEGDYYRGEVTRAAEGTERQVARSKGEKPESEEVDV comes from the coding sequence ATGGCTGAGCAGTCCTCAGTGCCCGACCGGCCCACGGGCGGCGAACCCGCGCCGGGCCACAGTGCCCCCGCGGAAGGCCAGGCAGGCCGGTCCGCCGAACCGGCCGGGTTCCAGAACCCGGTGGCGGGCTTCGGCGTGACCTTCAAGGCCATGTTCAAGAAGCGGCTGACCGAACAGTACCCGGAGCAGCAGAAGACCACCGCTCCGCGGTTCCACGGCCGCCACCAGCTCAACCGTCATCCGGACGGTCTGGAGAAGTGCGTCGGCTGCGAGCTGTGCGCCTGGGCCTGTCCCGCCGACGCCATCTACGTCGAGGGCGCGGACAACACCGACGAGGAACGCTACTCGCCCGGTGAGCGCTACGGCCGCGTCTACCAGATCAACTACGCCCGCTGCATCTTCTGCGGACTGTGCATCGAGGCGTGCCCCACCCGCGCGCTGACCATGACCAACGAGTTCGAACTCGCCGACTCCAGCCGCGAGAACCTCATCTTCACCAAGGACCAGCTCCTGGCCGGTCTGGAGAACGGCATGGTCGACGCCCCGCACGAGATGTATCCGGGCACCGACGAAGGGGACTACTACCGCGGCGAGGTGACGCGGGCCGCCGAGGGCACCGAGCGGCAGGTCGCGCGGTCCAAGGGCGAGAAGCCCGAGTCGGAGGAGGTGGACGTATGA
- a CDS encoding NADH-quinone oxidoreductase subunit J — MSELAAYSTSTGEAVQFWILGTVAVIGALATILLRRAVHSALSLAGTMIILAVFYLANGAYFLGIVQIVVYTGAIMMLFLFVVMLVGVTAADSLKETIKGQRWLAAACGLGFGILLSAGIGNASLNDFNGLGEANSAGNVEGLAALIFTKYVFAFEITGALLITAAVGAMVLTHRERTERAKTQRELSQERVRSKQVPPLPAPGVYARHNAVDIAGLLPDGTPSELTVNKTLRARGQIRDVSTEALGDLKALEQRSTERLERNKPEEASQ, encoded by the coding sequence ATGAGCGAGCTCGCCGCCTACTCCACGTCCACCGGCGAGGCCGTGCAGTTCTGGATCCTCGGCACCGTCGCCGTGATCGGCGCCCTGGCCACGATCCTGCTACGCAGGGCCGTGCACAGCGCGCTGTCCCTCGCCGGGACCATGATCATCCTGGCCGTGTTCTACCTGGCCAACGGCGCCTACTTCCTGGGCATCGTGCAGATCGTCGTCTACACCGGCGCCATCATGATGCTGTTCCTCTTCGTGGTGATGCTGGTCGGCGTCACCGCGGCGGACTCCCTCAAGGAGACCATCAAGGGACAGCGCTGGCTGGCCGCCGCCTGCGGACTCGGCTTCGGCATCCTGCTGAGCGCCGGTATCGGCAACGCCTCGCTGAACGACTTCAACGGTCTCGGCGAGGCCAACTCGGCAGGAAACGTCGAGGGCTTGGCCGCCCTCATCTTCACCAAGTACGTGTTCGCCTTCGAGATCACCGGCGCCCTGCTCATCACGGCCGCCGTCGGCGCGATGGTGCTCACCCACCGCGAACGCACCGAGCGCGCCAAGACCCAGCGCGAACTCTCGCAGGAACGCGTACGCAGCAAGCAGGTCCCGCCGCTGCCCGCGCCGGGTGTCTACGCCCGGCACAACGCCGTGGACATCGCGGGTCTGCTGCCCGACGGCACTCCCTCCGAGCTGACCGTCAACAAGACGCTGCGGGCCCGCGGCCAGATCCGGGACGTCTCCACCGAGGCACTCGGCGATCTGAAGGCCCTGGAGCAACGCTCCACCGAGCGCCTTGAGCGGAACAAGCCCGAGGAGGCCTCGCAGTGA
- the nuoK gene encoding NADH-quinone oxidoreductase subunit NuoK translates to MNPVNYLYLAALLFTIGATGVLIRRNAIIVFMCIELMLNACNLAFVGFSRLHGNLDGQIIAFFTMVVAAAEVVVGLAIIVSLFRTRHSASVDDASLMKL, encoded by the coding sequence GTGAACCCGGTCAACTACCTGTATCTGGCGGCGCTGTTGTTCACCATCGGCGCCACCGGGGTGCTGATCAGGCGCAACGCCATCATCGTCTTCATGTGCATCGAGCTGATGCTCAACGCCTGCAACCTCGCCTTCGTCGGCTTCTCGCGGCTGCACGGCAACCTCGACGGCCAGATCATCGCCTTCTTCACGATGGTCGTCGCCGCCGCCGAGGTCGTCGTCGGCCTCGCGATCATCGTGTCGTTGTTCCGCACCCGCCACTCGGCCTCGGTCGACGACGCCAGCCTGATGAAGCTGTAA
- the nuoL gene encoding NADH-quinone oxidoreductase subunit L, with amino-acid sequence MENLIALLVAAPLLGAVVLLCGGRILDRTGHLLGTLLAFVSFALGAVLFTDMLGKDAEERGLHQHLFSWIPVEGFQADVAFQLDQLSMTFVLLITGVGALIHLYSIGYMEHDERRRRFFGYLNLFLAAMLLLVLADNYLLLYVGWEGVGLASYLLIGFWQHKPSAATAAKKAFLVNRVGDMGLSIAIMLMFTTFGTFAFGPVLESTGETSEGKLTAIGLMLLLAACGKSAQVPLQSWLGDAMEGPTPVSALIHAATMVTAGVYLIVRSGEIFNAAPDAQLVVTIVGAVTLLFGAIVGCAKDDIKKALAGSTMSQIGYMILAAGLGPIGYVFAIMHLVTHGFFKAGLFLGAGSVMHGMNDEVDMRRYGGLRKYMPVTFVTFGLGYLAIIGFPGLSGFFSKDKIIEAAFAKGGTEGWILGSVALLGAAITAFYMTRVMIMTFFGEERWRKEAATASGAGADYEEPHPHESPASMTIPMIILAFGSVFAGGFFSIGDRFLHWLEPVTHHDHGDAPISATTVTAATMVVLVIGAGLAWLVYGRQPVPAVAPHGSLLTRAARRDLLQDDFNHVVLVRGGEHLTRSLVYVDHKLVDGVVNGTAASVGGLSGRLRRLQNGYVRSYAVSMFGGAALIVAATLLMRAV; translated from the coding sequence GTGGAGAACCTGATCGCGCTGCTCGTCGCAGCGCCACTGCTCGGAGCCGTCGTGCTCCTGTGCGGCGGGCGGATCCTGGACCGCACCGGCCATCTGCTCGGCACACTGCTCGCCTTCGTCTCCTTCGCCCTGGGCGCGGTGCTCTTCACCGACATGCTCGGCAAGGACGCGGAGGAACGCGGCCTGCACCAGCACCTGTTCAGCTGGATCCCGGTCGAGGGCTTCCAGGCGGACGTCGCCTTCCAGCTCGACCAGCTGTCGATGACCTTCGTCCTGCTGATCACCGGTGTGGGCGCGCTCATCCATCTGTACTCGATCGGCTACATGGAGCACGACGAACGGCGCCGCCGCTTCTTCGGCTACCTGAACCTGTTCCTCGCGGCGATGCTGCTGCTCGTCCTCGCCGACAACTACCTTCTGCTGTACGTCGGCTGGGAGGGCGTGGGCCTCGCCTCGTACCTGCTCATCGGTTTCTGGCAGCACAAGCCGAGCGCCGCCACCGCCGCGAAGAAGGCCTTCCTGGTCAACCGCGTCGGCGACATGGGCCTGTCGATCGCGATCATGCTGATGTTCACCACCTTCGGCACCTTCGCCTTCGGACCCGTCCTGGAGTCCACCGGCGAGACGAGCGAGGGCAAGCTCACCGCGATCGGCCTGATGCTGCTGCTCGCGGCCTGCGGCAAGTCGGCCCAGGTCCCGCTGCAGTCCTGGCTCGGTGACGCGATGGAGGGCCCGACACCGGTCTCGGCCCTCATCCACGCCGCGACCATGGTGACGGCGGGCGTCTATCTGATCGTCCGCTCCGGCGAGATCTTCAACGCGGCGCCCGACGCCCAGTTGGTGGTCACCATCGTCGGCGCCGTCACGCTCCTGTTCGGTGCGATCGTCGGTTGCGCGAAGGACGACATCAAGAAGGCACTCGCCGGTTCGACGATGTCGCAGATCGGCTACATGATCCTCGCCGCCGGTCTCGGCCCCATCGGCTACGTCTTCGCGATCATGCACCTGGTGACGCACGGCTTCTTCAAGGCCGGGCTCTTCCTCGGTGCCGGTTCGGTGATGCACGGCATGAACGACGAGGTCGACATGCGGCGTTACGGCGGCCTGCGCAAGTACATGCCGGTCACCTTCGTCACCTTCGGCCTCGGCTATCTGGCCATCATCGGCTTCCCGGGTCTGTCCGGCTTCTTCTCCAAGGACAAGATCATCGAAGCGGCCTTCGCCAAGGGCGGCACGGAGGGCTGGATCCTCGGCTCCGTCGCCCTGCTCGGCGCCGCGATCACCGCGTTCTACATGACCCGCGTGATGATCATGACCTTCTTCGGCGAGGAGCGCTGGCGCAAGGAGGCGGCCACCGCCTCGGGCGCGGGCGCCGACTACGAGGAGCCCCACCCGCACGAGTCCCCGGCCTCGATGACCATCCCGATGATCATCCTCGCCTTCGGCTCGGTCTTCGCGGGCGGCTTCTTCAGCATCGGCGACCGCTTCCTGCACTGGCTGGAGCCGGTCACCCACCACGACCACGGGGACGCGCCGATCAGCGCGACCACCGTCACCGCGGCCACCATGGTCGTCCTGGTCATCGGGGCCGGGCTCGCCTGGCTGGTGTACGGCAGGCAGCCGGTACCGGCCGTCGCCCCGCACGGCTCGCTGCTCACCCGGGCGGCCCGCCGCGACCTGCTCCAGGACGACTTCAACCACGTCGTCTTGGTCCGCGGCGGCGAACACCTCACCCGGTCCCTGGTCTACGTCGACCACAAACTCGTCGACGGAGTCGTCAACGGCACGGCGGCCTCGGTCGGCGGGCTCTCCGGCCGCCTGCGCAGGCTGCAGAACGGCTACGTCCGCAGTTACGCGGTCTCGATGTTCGGCGGTGCCGCTCTGATCGTCGCCGCGACCCTGCTGATGAGGGCGGTCTGA